The DNA segment GCCCCAGTCCTGGGGACGCACCACAGCCGAGATGCTGACCACCCTGGCCGATAAGGTGGTTCGCCACAGGGATTGCGCAGGCTGGCACCTGCAGGTGTTTGCCCACCCTGAGCAAATAGTGGCCTTGGCACCCTGGCTGCACAAGCTGCCGGTGCCGCTGGTCATCGACCACCTGGGGCACATAGATCCATCCGAAGGTCCGGCAGCCGAGGCCTATGGGGTGCTGCGCCGGTTGCTCGATGGTGGCCGGACCTGGGTCAAGCTCTCAGGGGCCTACATGCGCTCGTCGGTGCACGGCCCCAGTTATGCCGACACCCTGCCCCTGGGTCATGCCTTGGTCAGAGATGCTCCGCAGAGGCTGGTATGGGGCAGCGACTGGCCGCACACCACCGAGGCTCCGGGTAGCGTGAATGACGCCGACCTGGTCGATCTGCTCCAAGCCTGGTGCGGCTCCGCATCGGCCATGCACCGCGTCCTGTCGGACAACCCGGGCCAGCTCTATGGGTTCGATCACTGTTGAAAATCCCATTGGATGTCCCTGCCCAGCCAACTGGTCGGATCCGGCGGGCCGGGATTTGATGTTTCACAAATAGGAAAGCTGTTCTTATGTTTCTGCTGCAGCCCCCTGAAGTCCGCGAACTGGAAACGTTCAGCGTCATGCCGGACGTTTTCCGCCGCCCCGCGCCCAGCGTTTGGGCCGATGCCAACCGGGGAGGCACCATCACCGACTCGTTCCTGGAAGGCCCGGTGTTTGACGGAGCCGGCAATCTGTACGTGACCGACATTCCCTGGGGCCGCATCTTCCGCATTGACCCGCAGGGCATGTGGAGCTTGGTGGCCGAGTACGACGGCGAACCGAATGGCATGAAATTTTTGGATGCCAACACCTTGCTGATCACGGATTACAAGAACGGGCTGGTGCGCCTGGATGTGGCCAGCGGCGCTGTCACCCCGTTCCTGGAGCGTCGCAACAGCGAGAGCTTCAAAGGTGTGAACGATCTGATCTTTGACGCCGAAGGCAATCTGTACTTCACGGACCAGGGGCAGAGCGGCCTGCATGACCCCAGCGGACGCTTGTACCGCCTGCGGCCCAACGGCCAGCTTGATCTGCTGCTGCACAACGTGCCCAGCCCCAACGGAGTGGCCTTGTCGCCCGATGGACGCGTTCTGTACCTGGCGGTCACACGGGGCAACTGCGTGTGGCGGGTGCCGCTGTTGCCCGATGGCAGTGTGGCCAAGGTCAGCCAGTTCTTTACGTCGTATGGGCCGAGCGGCCCTGACGGTTTGGCTGTCGATGCTCAAGGCCATGTGCTGGTGGCGAACCCCGGACTGGGCCATGTGTGGGTGCTCAACCACCGGGCTGAACCGGTGCAGGTGCTGCGTGGTGTGCCAGGCAGCTCCACCACCAACCTGGCTTTTGGCGGCGTGCAGCGCAAGCAGCTGTTTGTCACAGATTCCACCCACGGCCGCATTTTGACTACGACGTTGGATACCCCTGGGCAACCCATACACCCGCGCAAGAACTAACAGTCGACAGGATGTGAATCCAACATCCTTGCATCGCAGATGCTCCGAAGCTGAAGCTAAAACGTGACGATCCCGGTCCGCGCTGCTTTCGAGGATCTCCACCACTGCGGCGCACAACCCCGCCAGGGATCCCAGCTCAGGTGAAACGGTAGGCCGGAACCTTGATGCAGACAGGGGCTTGTTCAGTTGCGGTCCCGTCAGGCCTGGAGCTGGTGTGGCCAGTACCGCTTTACCGACGACAAAATCGCATGCGATGCGGGCTTGCCCATCGCTGGCAGTTGCACTTTTCATAGCCTCTGCGACGCCCATCAAGCTGGTAGTGTGCTTTGCCGCAGGCAGCCCCACCGACGTGGTGACTCAGGCATTCGCCGACCATGCAAGCCGCGCGCTGGGACAGGTCTTCATCATCGACAACATGCCTGGCGCCAACACGATCCCGGCTGCACAGGCCGTGGCCAGCGCACCGCTGTGGCGACGGCCGCAGCGTGCGAGGCAGGAGGTATGCATGGTGTGTGGGGCGCATGTGGGGGGTGAGCCGCGCCAGCCGCTGGGCCGCAGTGCCTGTACAGGGGCCGATGTCCCCATGGGATTCGCGCGCTGTTGTCTATTTTTTTGTCTGTTTTGTTCGTTGTGCGAATACACCGGCTGCAGCCTAGCGGCGGGCGCCGCCGCACAGCGGTTTCACCTTTTTCTTGTACGGTCATCCGTACTCAAAACAGGCTTTGCTGGCCACCCAGCAGGCTGGGGTGGTACTGGCTGCAGTCCAGCTGCACGCGCTCGCGGTTCAGGCCCAGCTTGCGGCAAGCCAGGGAAAAGCGCTGGGCCAGCATGTCGGCCCAGGCGCCGGTGCCTTTCATGCGCTGGCCGAACTGGCTCTGGTAGACCTTGCCTTCGGCACGGCCCTCCTCGCTGATGCCATGCAGATCGCGCACCCGCTCCAGCACGCGCTGGGCGCGGTCCGGGTAGTGCAGGCGCAGCCATTCCTCGAACAGCGGCGCCAGCTCCCACGGCAGGCGCAGCACGGCATAGAAGGCCTGGCGTGCGCCGGCGGCCTGCGCGGCGGCCAGCACCTGTTCCAGGTCGTCGTTCAGGAACGGGATCTGCGGCGCCAGGCTTACCCCCACGGGCACGCCGGCTTCCGCCAGGGCGCGCACCGTGCGCAGGCGCCGGTGCGGTGCGGCGGCGCGGGGCTCCAGCCTGCGCGCCAGATCGGGCTGCAGCGTGGTCAGGGTGACATAGACCGCCACCAGGTTCTGCCGGGCCAGCGGCACCAGCAGGTCCAGGTCGCGTTCGATGCCGCTGCCCTTGGTGACGATGGAAAACGGGTGGCGCGCGGCGGCCAGCACTTCGATGGTGCGGCGGGTCAGGCCCACATCGCGCTCAATGGGCTGGTAGCAGTCGGTGACCGAACCCAGCATCACCGGTGCGGCCACATGGCGGGGGCGGGACAGCTCGGCCCCCAGCACCTCGGGCAGATTGGCTTTGGCGACAAGCCGGGTTTCAAAGTCCA comes from the Comamonas terrigena NBRC 13299 genome and includes:
- a CDS encoding PA0069 family radical SAM protein, with translation MSSYRDQHSDLPAQPVPLHKGRGAASWIAHRFARDAREAFDDGWADPAVNAAGAEGDDGEAATALRTQLEWEQCKSALSRHDSPDLPFHLGLNPYRGCEHGCIYCYARPTHSYLGYSPGLDFETRLVAKANLPEVLGAELSRPRHVAAPVMLGSVTDCYQPIERDVGLTRRTIEVLAAARHPFSIVTKGSGIERDLDLLVPLARQNLVAVYVTLTTLQPDLARRLEPRAAAPHRRLRTVRALAEAGVPVGVSLAPQIPFLNDDLEQVLAAAQAAGARQAFYAVLRLPWELAPLFEEWLRLHYPDRAQRVLERVRDLHGISEEGRAEGKVYQSQFGQRMKGTGAWADMLAQRFSLACRKLGLNRERVQLDCSQYHPSLLGGQQSLF
- a CDS encoding amidohydrolase family protein translates to MELPPLSTPVPHSAGVNRPSCTLPALACDSHMHIFDARFAPSPHWHRTPPSAPVAAYRMLQQRLGTSRTVVVTPSTYGTDNTCTLDALAQLGDSARGVAVVDATVNASELTHLASRGVCGLRVNFVSPQSWGRTTAEMLTTLADKVVRHRDCAGWHLQVFAHPEQIVALAPWLHKLPVPLVIDHLGHIDPSEGPAAEAYGVLRRLLDGGRTWVKLSGAYMRSSVHGPSYADTLPLGHALVRDAPQRLVWGSDWPHTTEAPGSVNDADLVDLLQAWCGSASAMHRVLSDNPGQLYGFDHC
- a CDS encoding SMP-30/gluconolactonase/LRE family protein, with the protein product MFLLQPPEVRELETFSVMPDVFRRPAPSVWADANRGGTITDSFLEGPVFDGAGNLYVTDIPWGRIFRIDPQGMWSLVAEYDGEPNGMKFLDANTLLITDYKNGLVRLDVASGAVTPFLERRNSESFKGVNDLIFDAEGNLYFTDQGQSGLHDPSGRLYRLRPNGQLDLLLHNVPSPNGVALSPDGRVLYLAVTRGNCVWRVPLLPDGSVAKVSQFFTSYGPSGPDGLAVDAQGHVLVANPGLGHVWVLNHRAEPVQVLRGVPGSSTTNLAFGGVQRKQLFVTDSTHGRILTTTLDTPGQPIHPRKN